GTGGCTTCCGGCTCGTCGGAGAGGTTTCCCGCGACGCGCTTCGAGGCGCTCGCGTCCTGGCTCTCGGCGGTCTGCAGCCGAGCGGTCTCGCGCTCGTCTTCAACGGTCTTCAGCCGGGTCGTCTCGCGCTCGTCCTCGACGGTCTGCAACCGCGCCGTCTCCGCCTCCGGCTCGACGAGCGCACCCGACACGCGCTTCGACACCGCGGCTGTGCGCTTCGTCTCAGCTCCATCCGGCTGCTCGGCGGTTTCCGCGGTGCGCTCGGGCTCTGATGGGGTGGTGTCCGACGCCTCCGGGGCGGGGGCTTCCGCAGGTCGGTTCGGCGACGACGCAGCGGTTGGGCTTGGGCTCTCGTTGTCCGACGACGACGCCCGAGCGCCGGTTTCGGCCACCTCACCCCGGTTGTTCTGGGGTTCGGGCACGTGCTCCTCCTCGACGGATCGCCAGCCTGCCAGATTGCGAGCTCCCGCACTGCGGTGGGGCTCGGTGCGCTGCCGTGGTCCACACTAGACGTGGCCGCGCACCGGAGCGGGCGGCTGCATCCGACGCAAGACGAGTGAGGAACCGCGTGGACTTCGACGTCACGATCGAGATCCCCAAGGGGAACCGGAACAAGTACGAGGTGGACCACGAGACGGGGCGGATCCGCCTCGACCGCACGCTGTTCACCGCCACCCAGTACCCGGCCGACTACGGATTCATCGAGGACACCCTCGGCGAGGACGGCGACCCGTTGGACGCGCTGGTGCTGGTCCAGGAGCCGACCTTCCCGGGTTGCCTGATCAAGTCGCGCGCCATCGGCATGTTCCGGATGCGGGACGAGAAGGGCGGCGACGACAAGGTCATCTGCGTGCCCTCGGACGACCCGCGCCAGGAGCACCTCCGCGACATCCACCACCTCTCCGAGTTCTACCGGCTGGAGATCCAGCACTTCTTCGAGGTGTACAAGGACCTGGAACCGGGCAAGAGCGTGGAAGGCGCGACCTGGGTCGGCCGCACGGAGGCCGAAGAGGAGATCAAGCGCTCGTACGAGCGGCTCAAGGAGCAGGGTCACTGAAACCCGGCCCGCAAAACGAGCCCTCCCCGCTTCGCGCGAGGGAGGGCTTTGTTTTGCGCTGCGCAGGCCCAGTTGTCCACAGGCCTGGGGATAACTCACCCAGCCTGTGGACAACTCTGTGGAGTCCACCTCAGCGAGACCGCGGCACGTGTCCCAGCGGCGTGCCGTCGACCCGGCGCAGCACCACCACCGGCACCGTCGAAGCGTGCTTCCCGCTGCCCGGCGTGAAGCGCTCGCGCTCCGGGCGCCGCTGGTAGAACCAGGCCAGCTCGGTCCGCGCCCGGGCCACCGCCCGGCGCCGGAGCAGGTACCTGCGGGCTCCGGGCGCGGCGAGCACCAGCCCCACCGCGACCACTGCAATCGACCACAACATCGCGTCCCCTCCCATCGCGGAGGGGAAATGCGCGAGCAGCCGCGTCATGATGCCGCCTGGCGGCACTCCACCCGTTCGGCCCAGCGCCGCTTCACGCGTTCGGCCCAGTCGAACACCGGAATACC
This portion of the Saccharopolyspora antimicrobica genome encodes:
- a CDS encoding inorganic diphosphatase; this encodes MDFDVTIEIPKGNRNKYEVDHETGRIRLDRTLFTATQYPADYGFIEDTLGEDGDPLDALVLVQEPTFPGCLIKSRAIGMFRMRDEKGGDDKVICVPSDDPRQEHLRDIHHLSEFYRLEIQHFFEVYKDLEPGKSVEGATWVGRTEAEEEIKRSYERLKEQGH